Below is a genomic region from candidate division SR1 bacterium Aalborg_AAW-1.
AGAGGAACTGCATCATGATCAATATGGGGCCAAAAGTTTCATACTACCACAATTCATAACACAGCAAGCTGTGCAACTCTCGCAAGTACAAGAGCTATACTCACCTGTTCCATCTTCCAAAATAGTTGAAGAGGAAGTTGTATAATGCCTGCAATCATAAATCAAGCAGAAAATAGCATACCAAGAGGAAGTCATCGAGCAATATAAGGATTACTAGCGTACGATGGAACTAGATAAGCTACCAGTATTGCAATCCCATACACAATTACAATCTGCCCAATTCTTGCCCAGACAAATTGTGATATAGCGAGAGAAAAATCTTCTTTCTGACTGGGTGTAATCGTGTCGAGATCCTTGGGCGTATTGATCCCAAATTTCGCTTTCAACTTTCCTAAATCTTTCAGTCCTATTACATACAAACCCAGATCAGATAACGCTGACCAAAGCGCAAAATAACTCAGGATAGTTGTATAATCTCCATATCTTAGTGGACCAAGTAATGGAGTCATAATAATTACAATCAAAAAACCTGATAAGGCACTGATCATTCTTCCTAATATCTGCCAAAAAGCATCTTTCATAACTGAAAATTTTCACATCTTTTATAATTTAATTATTATACCTAAAGCTATTACAATGAATATCATAGTACTATACCTTCACATCATAGAATCTTCGATCTTTTAAAATCTGATCTAAGATTTTCTGTCAGGAAAACTCTCGTTTTGGTCAAGCTTGCAAGACAAGTAGTTGAATATTATGTGTACTTGGTTTATTCTTATCATCAAGAGAAAAATATTTTACATGAGGAATTTTATAGGCACTAACAATAGCCTGTGACTTGAGTAATGCATTCATGGCTTGTTTTATTTGTCTGCTCGTAACAGTGGTTTGGACAATGAGTTGTTCTAATTGCATAATACATTATCAAATAATCACTAAAAATTTCCTTGCAAGAAGATATTTATTTTACTATACTCCAAGTGTTACCAAACTTCAAGAGTTTGTGTTTTAAATTATTATTCTATTATCAATGATGAATAAGAAAACATGGTGAATACTTGCCTTATGAGCAGTAGTTCTTGTCCTTTCTGGATGTGGTACTGCAGCTACAACAAGTTCTACTGAAACAGTTGCTTTAGCTGAATGTCTAAGCGCAAAAGGAGCTATCATGTACGGAACTGAACGATGTCCACACTGCCAAAATCAAAAAAAACTCTTTGGAGAAGCATTTGAAAAAATAAATTTCGTAGATTGTGATAAAGAGAAAAACGTCTGTCAACTAGCTTGAGTAACAGGCTATCCTACATGGAAATTTGCTGATGGAACAGTATTACAAGGTACACAAACTCTTGAAATACTTTCTTCTGCAGCATCATGTTCTATAGATAGTACTACAACAGGAGAAAACATAACTGGAGATGTATCTACTAGTGTAATAACTACTTGATCTGAAAACAGTCATTCAGGCAACACTGAAGTAGTGTCTGGAGAAATAGCAACAGGAATTATAATACAAGAAGTAGCGACTGGTTCTACATCAACAGGTTCATAACAAAAAAAAATTATTATAAGAAAACCATATTCTGCCACGGATATGGTTTTTTAGTTCAGTGAAATAGGTTCTTGTTTACAAATAAGATTGTATTGAAAGAGTGTCTTTAATAACTCTTGTTTTGAAGTAATAATTTTATTTTCTATGGCATACATATTATTAATAAAAGACTCTCTTGTCTCTTGTATATGATGATGTTCTTTACTTACTTTTTCTATCAGATTTTCTATATGTTTCTTAATAATATAAGTAATATCATCGATCGCTATTGTATGCTGAGCATGAGATGCTATTTCTTTTTCTATAATATATGCTTCTCGGAGTTTGTGAAAAAAATTATTTTTATTATGATAACTTTTCATTTTAACGAGATAAGGTGAGAAAACTCCATAATTTTTGTATTTTGTTAAATTTTTTATCATATAATCTTCTTGATTGAAAAGATTTTTCTCTTCTTGTGAAACATGAATTCCTGTAGTTTGATTGAATGGACCATAAGGAGTAAGATCTAAGAGTTCAGTCATAAAATCAAAAAGAAGTTTTTTTTCTTCATCAATGAGATCATACTTTTTTGTTATTTCATCTAAAATATTTTTTTTAACTTGTATTGAATTGTATTGAATATTTTCTCGATACTGATCTTCTTGATCAATATATTGTGCTATGATATCTCCCATTTTTAGTAAAATTATTGACAGTTTTTTACTACCAAGATTCTCATCTAGTGTGAAAATTTTATAATCTTCTTTATTTCATACATAATATGATATCTTGTTAATATGATCATTCAATCCAATAATTTCTTCTTGTAATTCTTTAACTGTATTTTGATATATTGTCCTAATAGAATCTACATATTTTTTTTCAATATATTCTACTACTGGCTTTACAAGATGTCCATTCTTCATGATTAGATCTACACAATGAATAAATAATATTTAATAATATTTATTTTTTAATTTCTTTGCTTATCGTATCTTGATAATTTGTTAATTCTTGGAACAGAAAACGCCTTGTGGTATGAATTTTCTCAATATAGTCATGAATAGTTGTATAGAAATGAGTTGTAATATAAGAATATATCAGAGAATGAAGTTGATGATAAGCTTCATGAGATAAAGAATGAGATCAGTTACTATTTAGACAACAATGTATTAATTTTTCTTGCAAGTAACTTATTTCCAGTTCTTCATTCTTATCTACAATACTCTGTAGAAACATATCATATGATATATCATGAGGACTATACTCTTTTTCGAAGAGAGATCAGGAATATATACTAAATAGTTGGTTTAAAAATTGAGAAAGATCATGTAAAAGTATATGATTTATATCACTGCAATAAGTAATAGAATGCCATTGTTTAATACTATTAATGATTGCTATACTATGTGAATCAATAAGGCGATCTAACCCAATCCAACTATTCACCTCATTACACTTTACATACATATATTTTGTATTAAGTTTACAAAGTTGTTGATGATAATATTCTATGGTAGAGTGAAGAGCTGGGAAAGTAACATAATCAATGATATCGTATTGATTTTTTAGACACTCATAAAGTTCATCCATTCTATTAAGAAGTTCTTGTGATTGGTGAATAAAATCATGACTCAGATATCAAATAGATTTTTTGACCATAGATTCAATAACATAAAGAGAAAATTATAATAATCAATAATACACTATATGTCAATTCTTTATAGGTGATTTTTATCCATTTCTCGCTACACATAATCACCATACCGTACAATCAGGTTGTATTGTTTTCATGGTCTTCGCCATCTCTATCATCGTAGCTCCAGAAGTAAGGACATCATCTACAATCACAATCGTCGATCAAGGAGCAATTGGAACGACAACGTGAAATGCACCAGATAAATTCTTTTTTCTCTGCTCTCTACTCATACCCACTTGTGAATGCGTATGTTTTACTTTTTTGCAGAGTTGTGGTGGTGAGCTAATTGAAAGGGTCTTACAGACCGATCTTGCAAGAAGTTCTGATTGATTATATCATTTTGTAATGTGGCGGCGAATTCGATGCGAAGGAACGTAAGAAATTATAAGCTTTGAATCAGGAACGAGAAGTTGAGAAAAAAATTCATGAGTTTGAAGCTCAAGAGCAAGTCTTTGTCATAGAAAAGAACTCACATGAGCATGATGATAATACTTAAGATTCCTTATCAGTTTTTTTATTAAAGGATCAAAACGGAAAAGAACAATACAACCATCTAATGGACTAGTTTGAGTCAAAAGATCTTGTCTGACAGCATATCAGGGACTAAGCTTATGAGTGATGGGACAAATTTCTGGATGAGGTTTAAGATTTTTTCTACAACTAGAACAAAGGTACGATCATCACGATCTACAACCAACACACTGTTCTGGAAATACAGCATCTAAGATCATACTACCGTTTGTATCATAAAATGAGGTATACAGAGGAATTTTCTATCAAGAGTGGCTCATTGATATGCGAGAAGTGGTGTCGTTTTGATGTATTGTCTTACACGATCTCCATACACTTTATGAAATCATTTAAATATTTTAGCAGGTTTATTGGTATTACTTTCGGATACTATAATAGGTGTAAGCGTTCCATCTTCATGTTGGATAATAAAATCTATTTTCGAATTATTAATCTTCTGATAAGTAAAACATTGTTCATGTTCTCAGAGATTTTTGACAATTTCATTATACACAAAATTCTTGATAGCGACAATGTTATGAAGTTTTGAACCAAAATTTCCTGTCATATAACTAAAAATACCCATATCACCGATAAGAATCGTCTCTTGATGAGAAAGTTCTTTTGTTTTGTTCGTATAAAAGTAAGAAAGTGTTTCTATCAAACAATTATCATTAAAAAAATTAATATATCTCTTCAATAAGGGAATCGATATTTCTAGTTCTTGTGCAACAGTCTTATATTTAAATCATTGCATACTGTTGTGACACAGTTGTTCCATAAGATCCTGGAAAACCAAAATTTCTTCTCCATTAAAATAAAATCCCACATCTTTGTCGTAGACTTTCTGGATAATAGCTTTAAGTTGATGTTCTTTACGGTCACTTGTAGTAGCTTTAATAACCTCTGGATATCAACCCCAAATAAGATATTCATCCAGAAGAGTTTGAATTTCTCTAAACATAATTTGGCTTGGATTATCAAGCGTGAGATAGGTGGTATGAATATTTTTATATTGAAGAAAATCAAAAAATCATAATGGATGAATGGTTATTGTTGTTGTTTTACCTCAAGACAAAATCTTTTGATATTCCTCACTCTGTTGTTGGATAATCCCTGTTACAATGATGATGGTATTGATATCACTATCCTGAAGAAGTTCTTCTAAGACATTAATAAAATTTTTACTATATTGTATTTCATTCAGAAGGAGAATATTGTTCTCATAAAAATTAATTCCGTATTTAATCTGCATGTATCACTTGAAATCATCAGCATTTTTAAACTTTTTGGCAACAATTTCATCTTCAAAAGAAAAATAATATTTTTTCTGACTGAGTGAATGATCAGAGAGAATTTGTTTCAGTATCGTAGTCTTTCACGATCATCTCCCTCCATGGAGAAAAATAAGTTTTGAATGAGCTTGTTGTATAGTATGAACAAGTTCATCAACATAATAAGGACGGAAAATTTGCATGAAATTATACTAAATCATATAATATAAAGATTATAGAGTATAAAAAAAATAATATCAATATCAACATATAGTATAAAAAAAAATGATATTTATCTTTTTTAATGTTAAATACGGTATAAATATTTATTTTATTTACAATAAAATCACAAAAAAAAATCTTAATCTTGTAATAAGTAATTTGATTTAGTATTATCATTTAACAAATAATACAAAAACAAATACATTAACAGAATCGCTTTATTTTCATATATTATATTATTACTATAATGCTACTTCGTATTGTGAGTATAGAATGAGAATTATATAATGGGAATATTGAAAAAGTATCATTCCCAACTGATGAATGAATAATTGGTATCTTATCAGGACATATTAATATTGTAACTGCCCTTACAAAGGGAACTCTATCATATCTTCCTAAAGTACAATGACAATCATCCCTTGAAGAATTTACAGAAAAAGCAATTAAAGTCTCTATCAATGGATGATTGGCAATGGTGGAAAACGATATAATCACCATTGCAGCTGAATAATTTAACGACTTGTTTTAAAAAATGGCAGATATTAAACAATTAAAGATCAAAATTTGATCTACAAGAAACATTAAGAAAATAACCAGTGCAATGGAAGTTATTTCTACTATTAAATTTCAGAAAGTTAAAAAAAACGCAGACCATTTAAGAGAATATATGAATACTTTTCTTGGTATGCTTTCTTCAATCCATGTTTACACAGATTTATTCCCCCAACCATCACTTTCTTCTACAAGACAATTAGCAATAT
It encodes:
- a CDS encoding DNA utilization protein GntX is translated as MILDAVFPEQCVGCRSGGSYLCSSCRKNLKPHPEICPITHKLSPGYAVRQDLLTQTSPLDGCIVLFRFDPLIKKLIRNLKYYHHAHVSSFLGQRLALELQTHEFFSQLLVPDSKLIISYVPSHRIRRHITKGYNQSELLARSVCKTLSISSPPQLCKKVKHTHSQVGMSREQRKKNLSGAFHVVVPIAPGSTIVIVDDVLTSGATMIEMAKTMKTIQPDCTVWGLCVARNG